In one window of Streptomyces sp. FXJ1.172 DNA:
- a CDS encoding GntR family transcriptional regulator, with protein MTKAQEIAYELREQIQSGRLAPGEALPSESKMMSHYGYSRETIRAGVRLLIEEGLVVAGQGQGKYVREDYPPVVWNWTTLESRSRHANAVEGRTAGDQWASVIAENGNAPRQEITVSIVVPPPHVRERLGLPEDGLAVARKRVRFIDNRPYALADSYFPQELVSGTPLMEPRDVSAPGGILASVGLVQAKYVDEISVRMPTHQEAEQLGLPAATPVAEHTRTGYDADDRPLRCMVTILPGDRHKILYEVSTD; from the coding sequence ATGACGAAGGCTCAGGAAATCGCCTATGAGCTGCGCGAACAGATCCAGTCCGGCAGATTGGCGCCAGGTGAGGCCCTGCCCAGCGAATCCAAGATGATGAGCCACTACGGCTACAGCCGCGAGACCATCCGCGCCGGCGTACGCCTCTTGATTGAAGAGGGCTTGGTCGTCGCGGGACAGGGACAGGGGAAATACGTCCGGGAGGACTACCCCCCTGTCGTTTGGAACTGGACGACTCTGGAGAGTCGGTCTCGCCATGCCAACGCGGTCGAAGGGCGTACCGCCGGCGACCAGTGGGCGAGCGTGATCGCGGAGAACGGGAACGCGCCCCGCCAAGAGATCACGGTGTCGATCGTTGTGCCACCGCCCCACGTCCGAGAGCGTCTTGGGCTCCCCGAAGACGGATTGGCTGTGGCGCGGAAGCGCGTCCGGTTCATAGACAACCGGCCGTATGCACTCGCCGACTCGTACTTCCCTCAGGAACTCGTGTCCGGCACGCCCCTGATGGAGCCCCGAGACGTCTCCGCGCCCGGCGGCATCCTCGCGTCCGTAGGACTCGTGCAAGCCAAGTACGTGGACGAAATCTCAGTCCGTATGCCGACTCACCAGGAAGCAGAGCAACTTGGTCTTCCCGCAGCTACTCCAGTCGCAGAGCACACCCGAACGGGCTATGACGCGGACGATCGCCCCCTCCGCTGCATGGTCACCATCCTCCCCGGAGACAGGCACAAGATCCTCTATGAAGTCAGCACGGACTGA
- the traA gene encoding plasmid transfer protein TraA — MADNGSANRAANRRYREAQHAGRPLIDGANGSFAKGSVNSKHFGASFAPGFTVNINANKTSNGVPAATSGAGGGGQVLLPAPEFTSPAQVREYCNSLRASAVTLSIEVAMASEILKGVLAAVPDPEGRPFGSRARASKVARKMQKSADALRDAAKNAAACYSTFQQEYEEEINRVRHRARRPQQPVINWAQQ, encoded by the coding sequence ATGGCAGACAACGGATCCGCCAATCGGGCCGCGAACCGGCGCTACCGGGAGGCTCAGCACGCGGGCCGGCCGCTCATCGACGGAGCCAACGGCTCGTTCGCCAAGGGCTCGGTGAACAGCAAGCACTTCGGCGCATCGTTCGCGCCGGGCTTCACCGTCAACATCAACGCCAACAAGACCAGCAACGGCGTCCCCGCCGCCACGAGCGGCGCAGGTGGCGGCGGGCAGGTGCTGCTGCCGGCCCCGGAGTTCACCTCTCCGGCCCAGGTCCGGGAGTACTGCAACAGCCTGCGCGCCTCGGCGGTGACGCTGTCCATTGAGGTGGCCATGGCTTCCGAGATCCTCAAGGGCGTCCTGGCGGCCGTGCCGGACCCGGAGGGGCGGCCGTTCGGCTCGCGGGCCCGTGCGTCGAAGGTGGCCCGCAAGATGCAGAAGTCCGCCGACGCCCTGCGGGACGCCGCGAAGAACGCCGCCGCCTGCTACTCGACCTTCCAGCAGGAATACGAGGAAGAGATCAACCGCGTCCGTCACCGTGCCCGCCGGCCGCAGCAGCCGGTCATCAACTGGGCCCAGCAGTAA
- the traB gene encoding plasmid transfer protein TraB has product MVERSAQRQVAELLELQLQGGSDAGGVGRYLLHRAKPHLPPWLGWVGTGVAGALGNWRWADSAAAGVGLTLASVALTGATWWAGKSTSQQRRLHSAITVAAGSAWLTAACLAGPTASPVGDLYLMGGPALALSWNIRMVLRHTPDNTSGEGSDKGLLEKVGLARAQLGAAKVEPNRVTAPLAVEAGEQTNDDVAKSLGRIASALDLPTSAVRYNPDPGSSRRGELVIVPEDMLAEVVEWQGPSNLGGSIAEPLVIGRYDDGSPLVMWLPGDPETGRNSTHGLIAGGTGSGKGETALNLLTEILSRRDVIVWFSDPKAFQDFAPLRPGLDWAAEGGTPTEVMVAAVEAVIPARTRWLGAHGYRQWVPQAAEQQTSSQHTCRPDGRSCGCAGMPFLVTWFEEAANTLRKMGDDAFTGIAQEARSAGVSLVVSLQRPSYDQMSTSTRASLPSVIALGCDPRDEGFVLPDEVLAAGAHPGAWGNRRPGYCYVVSPGIPEDRYASPARTFRFSHRATNVMELLAQWAQRNGASADPITSGSASSVAGRAYTGRAVPGVEQPAPLRAVREDDMDDTGRLVDPEDTDIDPEADLPGSEQGDDTPIFGQDTGHKPSPEEARRLFAQALEEFESNGQMIVGPKDFMDWCDRHNLSRPWVSARLKEAAQDGRLEPTNTTGRWRIVPALTAA; this is encoded by the coding sequence ATGGTCGAGCGCAGCGCACAGCGGCAGGTGGCCGAGCTGCTCGAACTCCAGCTGCAGGGCGGCTCGGACGCGGGCGGGGTCGGCAGGTACCTGCTGCACCGTGCCAAGCCCCACCTGCCCCCGTGGCTGGGCTGGGTCGGCACTGGTGTGGCCGGGGCTCTTGGCAACTGGCGGTGGGCCGACAGTGCCGCCGCCGGCGTCGGCCTCACCCTCGCCTCCGTGGCTCTCACGGGGGCGACGTGGTGGGCGGGGAAGTCGACCAGCCAGCAGCGGCGCCTGCACTCGGCCATCACCGTGGCCGCAGGCTCCGCCTGGCTGACCGCCGCCTGCCTCGCCGGACCCACGGCCAGTCCGGTCGGTGACCTGTACCTGATGGGCGGGCCCGCACTCGCCCTGTCGTGGAACATCCGCATGGTCCTGCGGCACACCCCCGACAACACCAGTGGGGAAGGCTCCGACAAGGGCCTGCTGGAGAAGGTCGGTCTGGCCCGCGCGCAGCTCGGTGCGGCGAAGGTCGAGCCGAACCGGGTTACCGCCCCGCTCGCGGTGGAGGCCGGGGAGCAGACCAACGACGATGTGGCCAAGAGCCTGGGCCGGATCGCGTCCGCCCTGGACCTGCCCACGTCCGCCGTCCGCTACAACCCCGACCCCGGCTCTTCGCGTCGTGGAGAGCTGGTCATCGTCCCTGAGGACATGCTCGCTGAGGTGGTGGAGTGGCAGGGGCCGTCGAACCTGGGCGGCTCGATCGCCGAACCGCTGGTCATCGGCCGCTACGACGACGGCTCCCCGCTCGTGATGTGGTTGCCCGGTGACCCGGAGACGGGGCGCAACTCCACCCACGGCCTGATCGCGGGTGGTACCGGGTCCGGCAAGGGCGAGACCGCCCTGAACCTGCTCACGGAGATCCTGTCCCGGCGGGACGTGATCGTGTGGTTCTCCGACCCCAAGGCCTTCCAGGACTTCGCCCCGCTGCGGCCGGGCCTGGACTGGGCCGCCGAGGGTGGGACCCCGACAGAGGTCATGGTGGCCGCCGTCGAGGCGGTCATCCCCGCCCGGACGCGGTGGCTGGGCGCCCACGGCTATCGGCAGTGGGTACCCCAGGCCGCCGAGCAGCAGACCAGCAGCCAGCACACCTGCCGCCCCGACGGCCGGTCGTGCGGATGCGCGGGGATGCCGTTCCTGGTCACCTGGTTCGAGGAAGCCGCCAACACGCTGCGCAAGATGGGCGACGACGCGTTCACTGGCATCGCCCAGGAAGCCCGGTCGGCGGGCGTCTCCCTGGTCGTCTCGCTCCAGCGGCCCTCCTACGACCAGATGTCCACCTCCACCCGCGCCTCCCTCCCCTCCGTGATCGCACTCGGCTGCGACCCACGCGACGAGGGATTCGTCCTGCCGGACGAGGTACTGGCTGCTGGCGCACATCCGGGGGCGTGGGGCAACCGGCGGCCCGGCTACTGCTACGTCGTCTCACCCGGCATCCCCGAGGACCGCTACGCCTCCCCGGCCCGCACTTTCCGCTTCAGCCACCGGGCCACGAACGTCATGGAGCTGCTGGCCCAGTGGGCCCAGCGCAACGGCGCCAGCGCCGACCCGATCACCTCCGGCTCTGCCTCCAGCGTGGCCGGCCGCGCCTACACCGGTCGGGCCGTGCCCGGCGTCGAGCAGCCCGCGCCGCTGCGCGCGGTCAGGGAGGACGACATGGACGACACCGGGCGGCTGGTGGACCCCGAGGACACCGACATCGACCCCGAAGCCGACCTCCCCGGCTCCGAGCAGGGCGACGACACCCCGATCTTCGGACAGGACACCGGCCACAAGCCCTCCCCCGAGGAAGCCCGACGCCTGTTCGCACAAGCGCTGGAGGAGTTCGAGTCCAACGGGCAGATGATCGTGGGCCCGAAGGACTTCATGGACTGGTGCGACCGGCACAACCTCTCCCGCCCGTGGGTCTCCGCCCGGCTGAAGGAAGCCGCGCAGGACGGCCGTCTGGAGCCGACGAACACCACCGGCCGGTGGCGCATCGTCCCCGCCCTGACGGCCGCCTGA
- a CDS encoding bifunctional DNA primase/polymerase, with product MNERLRTALELAASRIPVLPLRAGKVPFGNCRRCADNACGGRPNMKNPGPCNCPGPCHAWAAATTAPHVISSGLWRRAWLQAEAVAYHPGGAGLTVVDLDNADAIAWARENLPTTQVVPTSRGEHWLYLGAMQSANAVRPGVDIKSTMAYARWLGFGTGTMAYLPDAVRTLVVSRPATVRPASPTITATAPAGSAECPHRTPTYLERGIAMAEQGITEATSGVHNTVYRTFLAVLSTHGRCGCLTDAHVARLFAAAQAKGESPRHCTDAWTNARTSLGL from the coding sequence ATGAACGAGCGCCTGCGCACCGCGCTCGAACTGGCCGCCTCGCGGATTCCCGTTCTGCCGCTGCGGGCGGGCAAGGTCCCATTCGGCAACTGCCGCCGCTGCGCGGACAACGCCTGCGGCGGCCGGCCCAACATGAAGAACCCCGGACCGTGCAACTGCCCCGGCCCCTGCCACGCGTGGGCCGCCGCGACCACCGCCCCGCACGTCATCAGCTCCGGGCTCTGGCGCCGTGCATGGCTGCAAGCCGAAGCGGTCGCCTACCACCCCGGCGGGGCCGGGCTGACGGTCGTCGACCTGGACAACGCCGACGCGATCGCGTGGGCCCGCGAGAATCTACCGACCACACAAGTCGTGCCCACCAGCCGGGGTGAGCACTGGCTCTACCTCGGTGCGATGCAGTCCGCGAACGCCGTACGCCCCGGCGTGGACATCAAATCCACCATGGCCTACGCCCGCTGGCTCGGGTTCGGCACCGGCACCATGGCCTACCTGCCGGATGCCGTGCGCACGCTGGTCGTCAGCAGGCCCGCCACGGTTCGGCCCGCATCGCCAACCATCACCGCGACCGCACCGGCCGGAAGCGCGGAGTGCCCTCACCGCACGCCCACCTACCTCGAACGCGGCATCGCCATGGCGGAGCAGGGCATCACCGAGGCCACCAGCGGCGTGCACAACACGGTCTACCGCACCTTCCTGGCCGTGCTGTCCACGCACGGCCGGTGCGGCTGCCTCACCGACGCCCACGTCGCCCGGCTGTTCGCAGCCGCGCAGGCCAAAGGCGAGTCGCCCCGGCACTGCACCGACGCATGGACCAACGCCCGTACAAGTTTGGGACTGTGA
- a CDS encoding RRQRL motif-containing zinc-binding protein, with amino-acid sequence MPTAYARCFDPTGARYGVPTYPWRMAPDGYATRRQLRARGLRPGGQPVAAQLMRVNRRCGTVRVAYLYREELAKPVRPMTSRKWGALALAMLARRTCPRCRITYSYCLSTRHGICGLCMAAEEQRAA; translated from the coding sequence ATGCCGACCGCCTACGCCCGCTGTTTCGACCCGACCGGGGCCCGTTATGGGGTGCCTACCTACCCGTGGCGGATGGCCCCGGACGGCTACGCCACCCGCCGGCAACTGCGGGCCCGTGGCTTACGGCCGGGCGGTCAGCCGGTCGCCGCACAGCTCATGCGCGTCAACCGGCGCTGCGGCACGGTCCGGGTCGCCTACCTCTACCGGGAGGAGCTGGCCAAGCCGGTCCGGCCGATGACGTCGCGCAAGTGGGGTGCGCTGGCGCTGGCGATGCTCGCCCGCCGCACCTGCCCGCGCTGCCGCATCACCTACAGCTACTGCCTGTCGACCCGACACGGCATCTGCGGCCTTTGCATGGCCGCCGAAGAACAGCGCGCCGCCTGA
- a CDS encoding DUF2637 domain-containing protein — MKEALTPAQVQSAEKTLAAGTWAITAGAVLFSVLTVTPLVERVTPADWAWTAPILPLVVDAAVVIVVRLDATVARLGGQSGAWPAVLRWMTGLMTLLLNTGDSVLKRDLVGGAVHSVAPLLLIVTAEAGLAYRRAIGRALERIERSRAAEQEAREQCEREERERERRERERREQSVREHAERLERERAEREAAERAAQREHEARLERERLDREAEMRREQREYEERVRREEQQGAEALHGERQEQQERSPRAQRAVTQATPKPETADGRPSVASVERAVNASVNSPAHSFTGKMPEEQARAYIALRFGQFSVRQLAEDTGWSVGWVAERIKEARAQSAAREGEPAGAVV, encoded by the coding sequence GTGAAGGAGGCGCTGACCCCGGCGCAGGTCCAGTCCGCAGAGAAGACGCTCGCTGCCGGAACCTGGGCCATCACCGCCGGCGCCGTGCTGTTCTCCGTCCTCACCGTCACGCCGCTGGTGGAACGGGTCACCCCGGCCGACTGGGCCTGGACGGCCCCAATCCTGCCGTTGGTCGTGGACGCGGCCGTGGTGATCGTGGTCCGCCTGGATGCGACCGTGGCCCGCCTGGGCGGACAGTCGGGGGCGTGGCCGGCGGTGCTGCGGTGGATGACCGGGCTGATGACCCTGCTACTCAACACCGGCGACAGTGTCCTCAAGCGCGATCTGGTCGGCGGGGCCGTTCATTCGGTGGCGCCGCTGCTGCTGATCGTCACCGCCGAGGCTGGGCTTGCTTACCGGCGGGCCATCGGGCGGGCGCTGGAGCGGATCGAGCGTTCACGGGCCGCCGAGCAGGAGGCGCGTGAACAGTGTGAGCGTGAGGAGCGTGAACGCGAGCGCCGTGAGCGTGAACGCCGTGAACAGTCGGTGCGTGAGCACGCCGAGCGGCTGGAGCGGGAGCGGGCCGAGCGGGAGGCCGCCGAGCGGGCCGCGCAGCGCGAGCATGAGGCGCGTCTGGAGCGTGAACGCCTTGACCGTGAGGCGGAGATGCGGCGTGAGCAGCGCGAATACGAAGAGCGTGTGCGCCGCGAGGAGCAGCAAGGGGCTGAGGCGCTGCACGGTGAACGGCAGGAGCAGCAGGAGCGTTCACCGCGCGCACAGCGGGCCGTTACGCAGGCCACGCCGAAGCCTGAGACCGCCGACGGGCGACCGAGCGTGGCGTCGGTCGAGCGGGCCGTGAACGCGAGCGTGAACAGTCCGGCGCACTCGTTCACGGGCAAGATGCCCGAGGAGCAGGCGCGGGCGTACATCGCGCTGCGGTTCGGGCAGTTCTCGGTGCGGCAGCTCGCCGAGGACACCGGCTGGTCCGTCGGCTGGGTGGCCGAGCGGATCAAGGAAGCCCGCGCCCAGAGTGCGGCCCGCGAGGGTGAACCGGCCGGGGCGGTGGTCTGA
- a CDS encoding DUF6284 family protein codes for MEHIVTVQDAVTAFADWMEPTDAELDAIDTEMPVILADIELLDAHITTLDRTPTELDERRLRRARRRALAARLELTNRGIAVTGVGA; via the coding sequence ATGGAGCACATCGTCACTGTTCAGGACGCTGTTACCGCCTTCGCCGACTGGATGGAGCCGACGGACGCGGAGCTGGATGCGATCGACACGGAGATGCCGGTCATCCTCGCGGACATCGAGCTGCTGGACGCGCACATCACCACCCTCGACCGCACGCCGACCGAGCTGGACGAGCGCCGGCTGCGCCGGGCCCGCCGTCGGGCGCTGGCCGCGCGGCTTGAACTCACCAACCGGGGCATCGCCGTAACGGGGGTCGGCGCGTGA
- a CDS encoding GNAT family N-acetyltransferase, with the protein MKSARTEYLRPAAAEDVPALLALRAEAEGWLRTKGTDQWSDPETGERAISKWRASIDEGRAWVVVGEHDEVLATVSRGPVDRDFWTDADRPETALYLYKLIVAREASGRQLGTRVIDWMSRLAALEGRAWVRIDTWRTNTGLHAYYERLGFQYVRTEAPSHRRSGWLAQRRAGEVALPHDLLPVGPGEGCHGDGTILPDVPHQRADAGANDDVTSGNGTTP; encoded by the coding sequence ATGAAGTCAGCACGGACTGAGTACCTTCGCCCTGCAGCGGCGGAGGACGTACCCGCCCTCTTGGCTCTACGTGCAGAGGCCGAAGGGTGGCTGCGTACCAAGGGAACCGATCAATGGAGCGACCCAGAGACCGGCGAGCGCGCTATCTCGAAGTGGCGCGCGAGCATAGATGAGGGGCGCGCATGGGTCGTCGTCGGCGAGCATGACGAGGTGCTTGCCACCGTCAGCCGTGGCCCTGTCGACCGTGACTTCTGGACCGATGCCGACCGTCCCGAAACGGCGCTGTACCTCTACAAGCTGATCGTTGCCCGAGAGGCGTCCGGCCGGCAGCTCGGAACACGGGTCATCGACTGGATGTCGCGCCTTGCCGCCCTGGAAGGACGAGCCTGGGTTCGCATCGACACGTGGCGTACGAACACCGGGCTGCATGCCTACTACGAACGGTTGGGGTTCCAGTACGTACGCACCGAGGCACCGTCCCACAGGCGCTCCGGGTGGCTCGCTCAGCGTCGGGCCGGAGAGGTAGCCCTGCCGCATGACCTGTTGCCTGTTGGGCCCGGCGAGGGATGCCACGGGGACGGGACAATCCTCCCCGACGTGCCGCACCAGAGGGCAGACGCAGGGGCAAATGACGACGTGACCAGCGGAAATGGGACGACGCCCTGA